One Filimonas effusa genomic window carries:
- a CDS encoding TPM domain-containing protein: protein MKRLLYILAGIFFMVAQVKAQELLAKPNPPRLVVDKAGVLSPEQRQILEDKLVALDDSTSNQICIVTIPTLDGGSIDDYAVNLFRSWGIGNKKTNNGVLVLVAVNDRKIRIEVGYGLEGAIPDVIAKSIINNDLGPAFKQGNYYRGFVQASESLSKAAAGEYKEPRHRKSAKGGSSLGSFIAIFIIIIVIISISSRGGGGRGGGMMSRRGSDVLTPFILGSLLGGGGRSGGSDWGGGGGWGGGSGGGGFGGFGGGSSGGGGASGGW, encoded by the coding sequence ATGAAGAGACTTTTATATATTCTGGCGGGGATCTTTTTTATGGTTGCACAGGTGAAGGCGCAGGAATTGCTTGCCAAGCCCAACCCACCCCGGCTGGTAGTAGATAAGGCCGGCGTTTTGTCGCCGGAGCAACGCCAGATCCTGGAAGATAAGCTGGTGGCTTTGGATGATAGTACTTCCAACCAGATCTGTATTGTAACCATTCCCACACTTGACGGCGGTTCTATCGACGACTATGCTGTAAACCTGTTCCGCAGCTGGGGTATTGGCAATAAGAAGACCAATAACGGCGTACTGGTGCTGGTAGCGGTCAACGACCGTAAGATCCGCATTGAAGTTGGTTATGGGCTGGAAGGCGCTATCCCCGATGTTATTGCGAAGAGTATTATCAATAACGATCTGGGGCCTGCATTCAAACAGGGAAACTATTATCGCGGCTTTGTACAGGCTTCTGAATCGCTCAGTAAGGCTGCGGCTGGTGAATATAAGGAACCCAGGCATCGCAAGTCGGCGAAGGGGGGCAGTTCTCTTGGTTCGTTCATTGCCATTTTTATTATTATCATCGTTATCATATCCATCAGCTCCCGTGGCGGCGGTGGCCGTGGCGGTGGCATGATGAGTCGTCGTGGTTCAGATGTGCTTACTCCCTTTATTCTCGGAAGCCTGCTTGGCGGCGGTGGCCGCAGCGGTGGCAGCGACTGGGGCGGTGGAGGCGGCTGGGGTGGCGGCAGTGGCGGAGGCGGCTTCGGTGGCTTCGGCGGCGGCAGCTCCGGTGGCGGTGGCGCCAGCGGAGGATGGTAG
- a CDS encoding TM2 domain-containing protein produces the protein MKKALLSLAIACSLAISSYAAENTAAASSDYVIDDNQVETLFANSADVSQPSAGLVAEFDPTGTYTAAAVKKQQSAVYYNDKSPVLAIVLDFFLGGLGIHRIYLGTATFTWIGYILTCGGIFGIVPLVDFVVLIINSGDISEYVDNPRFFMW, from the coding sequence ATGAAAAAGGCACTATTGTCATTGGCAATTGCATGCTCATTGGCTATTTCAAGCTACGCTGCAGAAAATACAGCAGCGGCTTCCTCAGATTATGTTATCGACGACAACCAGGTAGAAACACTGTTTGCCAATAGCGCAGACGTGAGCCAGCCATCAGCAGGTCTTGTCGCAGAATTCGACCCCACCGGCACTTATACTGCTGCCGCTGTTAAAAAACAGCAAAGCGCGGTATATTATAACGACAAAAGTCCCGTTCTGGCAATCGTACTCGACTTCTTCCTGGGGGGCCTTGGTATCCACCGTATTTACCTGGGTACCGCTACCTTCACCTGGATCGGTTATATCTTAACCTGCGGTGGTATCTTCGGTATCGTGCCTTTGGTCGACTTTGTAGTACTGATCATTAACTCGGGCGACATCAGCGAATATGTTGATAATCCGAGGTTCTTTATGTGGTAG
- a CDS encoding TPM domain-containing protein, with translation MFSFFRKKPQQFFSAEEQAKIVAAIQQAEKSTSGEVRVYIESHCKYVKPIDRAIEIFYGLQMERTALRNGVLVYVAMKDRQLAIFGDENIYKVAGTAFWEEEVRHMLAAFNKEDHAQGIATVVLEIGEALEKFFPYDGVTDKNELPDDIVFGK, from the coding sequence ATGTTTTCATTTTTCAGAAAAAAGCCGCAACAGTTTTTTTCTGCTGAAGAGCAGGCGAAAATAGTTGCGGCTATTCAGCAGGCAGAAAAAAGCACCAGCGGTGAAGTGAGGGTTTACATTGAGAGTCATTGTAAATATGTAAAACCTATTGACCGTGCTATAGAGATCTTTTATGGTCTCCAGATGGAACGTACTGCTTTACGCAATGGTGTACTGGTATATGTTGCCATGAAAGACAGGCAGCTGGCCATTTTCGGTGATGAAAATATTTACAAGGTGGCCGGCACCGCGTTCTGGGAGGAAGAAGTGCGTCATATGCTTGCCGCCTTCAATAAGGAGGACCATGCACAGGGTATAGCTACAGTAGTCCTGGAAATAGGAGAGGCGCTGGAGAAATTCTTTCCCTACGATGGCGTTACGGATAAGAATGAGTTACCCGATGACATTGTTTTCGGGAAATAA
- the yidD gene encoding membrane protein insertion efficiency factor YidD produces MRKSNAFKSRLFLYCRLVLCVSFFSCSCFWIKVQAQSAGDLELIGSTHFYSAAQERHYKRAGNSNSVLRMRSKSFVAAYNPLSLSMKGAMYLYQHVFTLQLARSCPYEITCSNFAKHAIHDHGIVKGMLLAADRVMRCNRIALLDVPPMNRDEHTGAIKDDLNLYE; encoded by the coding sequence ATGCGAAAATCAAACGCCTTTAAATCCAGGCTATTCCTCTATTGCCGGCTGGTGCTTTGCGTTTCTTTTTTCTCCTGCAGTTGCTTTTGGATAAAAGTTCAGGCGCAGTCGGCCGGTGATCTTGAATTGATTGGAAGTACTCATTTTTACAGTGCTGCACAGGAGCGTCATTACAAACGTGCCGGTAACAGCAACAGCGTGTTGCGCATGCGCAGCAAAAGTTTTGTAGCTGCTTACAACCCCTTGTCGCTGTCTATGAAGGGGGCTATGTATTTGTACCAGCATGTATTTACACTGCAGCTTGCCCGCAGTTGTCCTTATGAAATCACCTGTTCCAATTTTGCGAAACATGCGATCCATGATCATGGTATTGTAAAAGGGATGTTACTGGCTGCCGACAGGGTTATGCGTTGTAACCGTATTGCTTTGCTGGATGTACCTCCTATGAACAGGGATGAACATACCGGCGCTATCAAAGACGATTTAAACTTATACGAATAA
- a CDS encoding RNA polymerase sigma factor, producing MFTRQQHTTLNKENQDFFNKIYQRYHKAIYANICKIIQDPQGVEDVFQEVFMALWINLHKAENVASIAPWLFVVSHNKSISCLRKKLKESIFVSEQEVAILQTADTTIDQEEITSHQLSIIRNAVAQLPDKRKEVFQLNKFEGKSVEEIASELELSPATVKEYLKQSIRLVRTYLQTAPGASSIATVLLLFFVG from the coding sequence GTGTTCACCCGTCAGCAACATACCACCCTTAACAAGGAAAACCAGGATTTTTTCAATAAGATCTACCAGCGGTATCATAAGGCTATCTATGCCAATATCTGTAAAATAATACAGGACCCGCAGGGCGTCGAAGATGTTTTCCAGGAAGTATTCATGGCTTTATGGATCAACCTGCACAAGGCAGAAAACGTTGCATCTATCGCCCCGTGGTTATTCGTGGTGAGTCACAACAAATCGATATCCTGCCTGCGCAAAAAACTGAAAGAATCTATTTTCGTTTCAGAACAGGAAGTAGCCATACTGCAAACCGCAGACACAACTATCGATCAGGAAGAGATCACCAGTCACCAGTTATCCATTATAAGAAACGCCGTGGCACAACTTCCCGATAAACGCAAAGAAGTATTCCAGCTGAATAAGTTTGAAGGAAAATCAGTAGAAGAAATAGCCTCCGAGCTCGAACTCAGCCCGGCAACCGTTAAAGAGTACCTGAAACAATCTATTCGCCTGGTAAGAACCTACCTGCAAACAGCTCCGGGGGCCTCTTCTATAGCAACAGTATTGCTGCTGTTTTTCGTCGGGTAA
- a CDS encoding phosphoglycerate kinase gives MSKFSAYNFAGKKALIRVDFNVPIKGGKITDDTRIKAALPTIKKVLQDGGSVILMSHWGRPIKDMEKKPELTKADFSLERVVKHLSDLLGKEVIFTADCIGEDAQQKAAALQPGQVLLLENLRYYKEEEKGGADFAGKLAKLGDVYVNDAFGTAHRAHASTAVIAQFFPADQRVFGLLMEAEVTSAEKVLHQSEKPFCAIIGGAKVSDKILIIENLLERASDIIIGGGMAYTFMKAKGGKIGNSLCEDDRLQTALELLDKAEKKGVCIHLPADSIIADKFDANAETSTSTSDNIPDGWMGLDIGPIAADQFANVIKSSKTILWNGPMGVFEMEKFQKGTKAVATAVAEATQSGAFSLVGGGDSVAAVNQFGYTDKVSYVSTGGGALLEYFEGKELPGIAAIK, from the coding sequence ATGAGCAAATTCTCAGCATACAATTTTGCCGGTAAAAAAGCTTTGATAAGGGTTGATTTCAACGTACCTATCAAAGGCGGAAAAATTACCGATGACACCCGTATCAAGGCTGCATTGCCTACTATCAAGAAAGTATTACAGGATGGCGGCAGTGTTATTCTGATGAGCCACTGGGGCCGTCCTATCAAAGACATGGAGAAGAAACCTGAGCTTACCAAAGCTGATTTTTCTCTGGAACGCGTGGTGAAACATCTGTCCGATTTGCTGGGTAAAGAAGTGATCTTTACCGCTGATTGCATTGGTGAAGACGCTCAGCAAAAAGCTGCTGCGCTTCAGCCCGGCCAGGTTTTGCTGCTCGAAAACCTCCGTTATTATAAAGAAGAAGAAAAAGGTGGCGCCGACTTCGCCGGGAAATTGGCGAAACTGGGTGATGTTTATGTAAACGATGCCTTTGGTACTGCGCACCGTGCGCACGCTTCTACTGCTGTGATCGCCCAGTTCTTCCCTGCCGACCAACGCGTATTTGGTTTGCTGATGGAAGCTGAGGTTACCAGCGCCGAAAAAGTATTACACCAGTCCGAGAAGCCTTTCTGCGCTATCATCGGCGGTGCTAAAGTTTCCGATAAGATCCTCATTATCGAGAACCTGCTCGAAAGGGCTTCCGATATCATCATTGGTGGTGGTATGGCTTACACTTTCATGAAAGCCAAAGGCGGCAAAATAGGTAACTCTCTTTGCGAAGACGACCGTTTGCAAACTGCGCTTGAATTGCTTGATAAAGCGGAGAAGAAAGGTGTTTGTATTCACCTGCCTGCAGATTCTATCATTGCCGATAAATTTGACGCGAACGCTGAAACTTCTACCTCTACCAGCGACAATATTCCTGATGGCTGGATGGGCCTCGATATCGGACCTATTGCTGCCGACCAGTTCGCCAATGTGATCAAATCATCCAAAACCATTCTCTGGAACGGTCCTATGGGTGTATTTGAAATGGAGAAATTCCAGAAAGGAACCAAAGCGGTTGCTACTGCCGTGGCTGAAGCTACACAGTCCGGCGCTTTCTCTCTTGTAGGCGGCGGTGACAGTGTTGCAGCTGTTAACCAGTTTGGTTATACTGATAAAGTAAGTTATGTAAGCACCGGCGGTGGTGCCCTGCTCGAATATTTCGAAGGCAAGGAACTGCCCGGTATCGCTGCTATCAAATAA
- a CDS encoding LolA family protein has protein sequence MKNLLRLSVAAIAVTFLASFAPYSFDKLYAEMETRQLKAGKYVTIKGEVCYSSSGDMITHYSLPRNYVLVSNKQGEVKLYEPAANTVILSQNTMFSSQTSLFYYFLSGKAADMGLTEMGYVQDKVYRDKEMLVSEWRLKKPAKKELVQKIKLVHKDQNPVYMHYQDAGGAIIRKVYYYGYTTLDHISFPATSTDITFQGKDSSVSKTVFHNFKMNQQANSPYFNFQIPANAKIKRL, from the coding sequence ATGAAAAATCTACTACGGCTTTCCGTGGCTGCTATTGCTGTTACGTTCCTGGCGTCTTTTGCGCCTTACAGCTTCGATAAACTTTATGCCGAGATGGAGACGCGCCAGTTGAAGGCTGGTAAATATGTTACCATTAAAGGAGAGGTATGCTACTCTTCGTCCGGCGATATGATCACCCATTATTCCCTTCCCAGGAACTATGTTCTTGTTTCCAATAAACAGGGAGAGGTGAAGTTGTATGAACCTGCCGCCAACACCGTGATATTATCACAGAATACGATGTTCAGCTCTCAAACTTCTTTGTTCTATTATTTTCTTTCCGGTAAAGCGGCCGATATGGGGCTTACAGAAATGGGATATGTGCAGGACAAGGTTTACCGTGATAAAGAGATGCTGGTATCGGAATGGCGTTTGAAGAAGCCTGCAAAAAAAGAGCTGGTGCAGAAGATAAAACTGGTGCATAAAGACCAGAACCCGGTTTATATGCACTACCAGGATGCAGGCGGAGCTATCATTCGCAAGGTGTATTATTATGGCTACACTACGCTCGATCATATCAGCTTTCCCGCTACAAGCACTGATATTACTTTCCAGGGGAAAGATTCATCGGTTTCGAAAACTGTGTTTCATAATTTTAAAATGAATCAACAGGCCAACAGTCCATATTTCAACTTTCAGATCCCTGCCAATGCGAAAATCAAACGCCTTTAA
- a CDS encoding LemA family protein, which produces MKTKYLALIVIVALVLVLGGCGCTSYNGLVGGDQGVKKAWSNVETNYQRRTDLYSSVIKTIEGSANFEKSTLKEVLEARSKATSVQVNISDPKSLEQYQQAQAQLQGSFSRLMAVAEAYPNLKTTDAFRDFQTQIEGTENRINIARRDYNGTVEGYNLKVKTFPNNIFAGFFGFSEKAYYKADPGSERNPDIQFNIK; this is translated from the coding sequence ATGAAGACGAAGTACCTTGCTCTAATTGTTATTGTAGCCCTTGTTCTAGTTCTTGGAGGGTGCGGATGTACCAGTTATAACGGATTGGTAGGTGGCGACCAGGGTGTTAAAAAAGCCTGGAGTAACGTAGAAACCAACTACCAGCGCAGGACCGACCTGTACAGCAGTGTTATCAAAACCATTGAAGGTTCTGCCAATTTCGAAAAATCTACTTTGAAAGAGGTGCTGGAAGCGCGATCCAAAGCCACTTCTGTTCAGGTGAATATCAGTGATCCCAAGTCTTTGGAACAATACCAGCAGGCCCAGGCGCAGCTCCAGGGTTCTTTCAGCCGTTTGATGGCTGTGGCGGAAGCTTATCCTAATTTAAAAACAACAGATGCTTTCAGGGACTTCCAGACCCAGATAGAAGGCACTGAAAACAGGATCAATATTGCGCGCAGGGACTATAATGGCACTGTGGAGGGATATAACCTTAAAGTGAAAACTTTCCCTAACAATATTTTCGCCGGCTTCTTTGGCTTTAGTGAAAAAGCTTACTATAAAGCCGATCCGGGTAGCGAACGTAATCCTGACATTCAATTCAACATCAAGTAA
- a CDS encoding type II toxin-antitoxin system HicA family toxin, with protein MKARDVIKIVEQSGWYFERQQGSHKVFKHPTRSGIVVIPDHGKKDVPVGTLNSILKQAGLK; from the coding sequence ATGAAAGCACGGGACGTGATTAAGATTGTCGAGCAAAGCGGATGGTACTTTGAACGGCAGCAAGGCTCCCACAAAGTATTCAAACATCCAACCAGATCGGGGATAGTAGTAATTCCCGATCATGGTAAAAAGGATGTTCCGGTAGGCACTCTTAATTCTATTCTAAAACAGGCAGGGCTAAAATAG
- the gap gene encoding type I glyceraldehyde-3-phosphate dehydrogenase, with protein MSTVKVAINGFGRIGRLVFRQIYNMEGIEVVAINDLTSPKVLAHLLKYDSAQGRFDADVTFSDNSITVNGEEVKIYAQKNPAEIGWKQHDVDVVLECTGFFTDKAKAEAHLAAGAKRVVISAPATGDLKTIVFNVNHDILDGSETVISCASCTTNCLAPMAQVLEKSFGIVAGTMTTIHAYTNDQNTQDAPHAKGDLRRARAAAQNIVPNSTGAAKAIGLVLPSLKGKLDGSAQRVPTLTGSLTELVTVLGKKVTAEEINAAMKAASNESFGYTEDEIVSSDIIGISYGSLYDGTQTKVINSGDVQLVKTVSWYDNEMSYVSQLVRTVKYFAGLISK; from the coding sequence ATGAGCACAGTAAAAGTTGCGATCAACGGTTTTGGACGGATTGGTCGCCTGGTATTTCGCCAGATCTATAACATGGAAGGAATTGAAGTAGTAGCTATCAACGATTTAACGAGCCCTAAAGTATTGGCACACCTGTTAAAATATGACAGCGCTCAAGGTCGCTTCGATGCCGATGTTACTTTTTCTGACAATTCAATCACTGTAAATGGTGAAGAAGTAAAAATATATGCACAGAAAAACCCTGCTGAAATCGGTTGGAAACAACACGATGTAGACGTGGTTCTGGAATGTACCGGCTTCTTTACCGATAAAGCAAAAGCAGAAGCTCACCTTGCTGCGGGTGCTAAACGCGTAGTTATTTCAGCTCCTGCCACAGGCGATCTGAAAACTATCGTTTTCAACGTTAACCACGATATTCTCGACGGTAGCGAAACTGTAATCAGCTGCGCTAGCTGTACTACCAACTGTCTGGCTCCTATGGCCCAGGTTCTGGAAAAATCATTCGGCATCGTTGCTGGTACTATGACTACCATCCACGCTTATACCAATGATCAGAACACACAGGATGCTCCTCACGCGAAAGGTGATTTGCGTCGTGCCCGTGCTGCTGCACAGAACATTGTTCCTAACAGCACTGGTGCTGCTAAAGCTATCGGCCTGGTATTACCTTCTCTGAAAGGCAAACTGGACGGTTCTGCTCAACGTGTTCCTACCTTAACTGGTTCTTTAACTGAACTGGTTACTGTTCTGGGTAAAAAAGTTACTGCAGAAGAAATCAATGCTGCTATGAAAGCTGCCTCTAACGAAAGCTTCGGTTATACTGAAGACGAAATCGTAAGCTCCGATATCATCGGTATCAGCTACGGTTCTCTGTACGACGGTACACAAACCAAAGTGATCAATTCCGGTGACGTTCAACTGGTGAAAACTGTAAGTTGGTACGATAACGAAATGAGCTACGTAAGTCAGCTGGTTCGTACCGTTAAATACTTTGCAGGCTTAATCAGCAAATAA
- a CDS encoding tetratricopeptide repeat protein yields MTCIFLCATSIVSAQGYSWMNIADSFYSQGRYFEASVYCERVLFAQEGGRATEEAVFLKIQCYKQQREYLKIPRFIQTVQQLFSADSLQQALAYETALAYYLAGDFDNALAVADRAVLRFAGANVERWASLLRILSLNELRRWDDAAAIAGKAGFLSDSVQYCYARQPHLKSEDKAAWLATFIPGGGHFYAGRAAEGLASIGIQALGVYYGIISWQQKHYISAWLVGGGIAGSFHLGGVRRAQELVRIYNNRKAAAFNEQVKLQLLRSF; encoded by the coding sequence TTGACATGCATATTCCTTTGCGCAACCTCTATCGTTAGCGCCCAGGGATATAGCTGGATGAACATTGCTGATTCTTTTTATAGCCAGGGAAGGTACTTTGAGGCATCTGTTTACTGCGAGCGGGTGTTGTTTGCGCAGGAAGGCGGGCGGGCTACGGAAGAGGCTGTGTTCCTGAAAATACAATGTTATAAACAGCAGCGGGAATACCTGAAAATACCGCGTTTTATACAAACGGTGCAGCAGTTGTTCAGCGCCGATAGCCTGCAGCAGGCGCTGGCTTATGAAACGGCTTTGGCCTATTACCTGGCGGGCGATTTCGACAATGCGCTTGCTGTTGCGGACCGTGCTGTTTTACGGTTTGCCGGTGCCAATGTTGAGAGGTGGGCAAGTTTACTTAGGATATTATCCTTAAATGAGTTGAGGAGATGGGATGATGCCGCAGCTATAGCGGGCAAGGCTGGTTTTTTAAGTGACAGTGTGCAGTATTGTTATGCCAGGCAGCCTCATCTGAAAAGTGAAGATAAGGCTGCCTGGCTGGCTACTTTCATTCCCGGCGGTGGTCATTTCTATGCGGGGAGAGCAGCAGAGGGACTGGCTTCCATAGGCATACAGGCGTTGGGTGTTTATTATGGTATTATCAGCTGGCAGCAGAAGCATTATATTTCGGCATGGCTTGTAGGCGGGGGGATAGCAGGTTCCTTTCATTTGGGGGGAGTACGCCGTGCGCAGGAACTGGTGCGTATCTATAATAACCGGAAAGCTGCTGCTTTTAATGAGCAGGTGAAGCTGCAATTGCTGCGTTCGTTTTGA
- a CDS encoding LLM class flavin-dependent oxidoreductase, which yields MGRKIRLSILDQSQIRRGSNAREAILESVDLVKHADKLGYTRYWVSEHHNFTLLAGSTPEVLIAHLAGETERIRLGSGGIMLPNHSALKVAENFRMLETIFPGRIDLGIGRAPGGDRYTAHVLNPSNEFDERAFIQQIKDLRGFLNDSNEPGTVHEKIKAIPQAPTVPELWMLSSSGGGSQLASYFGTALSFAQFINPFGGPEAVERYRTNFKPSASLSEPYAQVGIFAFCSEDEQKVRRWQIEMDARILNIEKGLTTPPPSYEEILQTEYTAAEQDRILYNRDRMICGTPQQMKQKLQDLADRYDVDEIMVATICDQHEDRLKSFELLAGIEW from the coding sequence ATGGGCAGAAAGATAAGACTGAGTATTTTGGATCAATCGCAGATAAGAAGAGGCAGCAACGCAAGAGAAGCAATACTTGAAAGCGTAGACCTGGTAAAACACGCCGACAAATTAGGATACACCCGTTATTGGGTTTCCGAACATCATAACTTCACTTTATTGGCCGGCTCAACGCCGGAAGTATTGATAGCCCACCTTGCAGGAGAAACAGAACGCATACGATTAGGATCAGGCGGTATCATGCTCCCCAACCACAGCGCATTGAAAGTAGCCGAAAACTTCAGGATGCTCGAAACCATCTTCCCCGGCCGTATCGACCTCGGTATTGGCCGTGCACCCGGTGGCGATCGCTATACAGCGCATGTCTTAAACCCTTCGAACGAATTCGACGAACGCGCTTTCATCCAGCAGATCAAAGACCTGCGCGGATTTTTAAACGACAGCAATGAGCCGGGAACAGTGCACGAAAAAATAAAAGCCATACCACAGGCGCCAACAGTTCCCGAACTATGGATGCTGAGCTCGAGCGGCGGTGGTAGCCAGCTTGCTTCATACTTCGGCACCGCATTGTCGTTTGCACAATTCATCAATCCCTTTGGAGGTCCCGAAGCAGTAGAGCGCTATCGCACCAACTTTAAACCATCAGCATCACTTTCAGAACCATATGCACAGGTAGGCATATTTGCCTTCTGCTCCGAAGACGAACAAAAAGTACGACGCTGGCAGATCGAAATGGATGCACGCATCCTCAACATAGAAAAAGGCTTGACAACACCTCCCCCTTCTTACGAAGAAATCCTGCAAACAGAATATACGGCAGCAGAACAAGACCGCATCCTCTATAACAGGGATCGCATGATATGCGGCACCCCTCAGCAAATGAAACAAAAACTGCAGGACCTGGCAGACAGATATGACGTAGATGAAATCATGGTAGCCACCATCTGCGACCAGCACGAAGACAGGCTGAAATCATTCGAATTGCTGGCCGGTATAGAATGGTAA
- a CDS encoding MerR family transcriptional regulator, which yields MKLQVIIEKGDDVYAGRVEGRKDFLPVTMADDIPGVLQNLKELIEDYKKHEGKGDKFWDKINVENLEFDLVYDLQVFFQEHEYLNIAAIARRAGMNETLLRQYARGYKFPSAEQAKRIEAIVHSIASELQSVSIGV from the coding sequence ATGAAGCTTCAAGTGATTATTGAAAAAGGCGACGATGTCTATGCTGGTAGAGTTGAGGGGCGTAAAGATTTTTTACCAGTTACAATGGCCGATGATATTCCGGGGGTTCTGCAAAATTTGAAAGAGCTTATTGAGGATTACAAAAAGCATGAAGGAAAAGGCGATAAGTTCTGGGATAAGATTAATGTAGAAAATCTGGAATTTGATCTGGTGTACGATCTGCAGGTGTTTTTCCAGGAACATGAATACCTGAATATTGCTGCTATTGCTCGCCGGGCGGGGATGAATGAAACGCTTTTGCGGCAGTATGCGAGAGGGTATAAGTTCCCGTCTGCCGAGCAAGCAAAGAGAATAGAGGCGATAGTTCATAGCATTGCCAGTGAGCTGCAGTCTGTTTCTATAGGTGTGTAG